In Capsicum annuum cultivar UCD-10X-F1 chromosome 11, UCD10Xv1.1, whole genome shotgun sequence, one genomic interval encodes:
- the LOC124888730 gene encoding uncharacterized protein LOC124888730 gives MAGEVYGRKNEETGETDAFSTNADASNDKSKSNKNVEGENRGFRDEQRTKHRHDTPILEKETYHTVESSPASPSPDTSLVKPIRYSYYSFETLIERYPSLMGSVNVKSRLGDSFFEFRKILEVKNLTKFFKSSIFGKYLNLPNNINIRFQMNLVYQILQHKIISHRKEEVWINYCGMPVCFGIREFAIITGLNYHLPVVYGEEKMST, from the coding sequence ATGGCTGGAGAAGTCTACGGAAGAAAAAACGAAGAAACAGGTGAAACAGATGCTTTTTCCACTAATGCAGATGCCTCAAATGATAAATCCAAAAGTAATAAAAATGTAGAAGGTGAAAATAGAGGATTCAGGGATGAACAGAGAACGAAACACCGGCATGATACACCTATCTTGGAGAAGGAGACATATCATACTGTCGAGTCCTCTCCGGCCAGTCCTTCACCTGATACCTCACTTGTCAAGCCTATTAGGTATTCGTATTACAGCTTTGAGACACTGATTGAAAGGTATCCAAGTTTGATGGGCTCTGTTAATGTTAAGTCTAGATTGGGTGATTCTTTTtttgagtttagaaagattttagaAGTTAAAAATTTAACGAAGTTCTTTAAATCTTCGATTTTTGGGAAGTACTTAAACTTACCTAACAATATCAATATaagatttcaaatgaatttaGTTTACCAAATTCTTCAACATAAAATTATAAGTCACAGAAAAGAGGAAGTTTGGAtaaactattgtggcatgccggtttgttttggcatAAGGGAGTTTGCGATCATCACTGGCTTGAATTATCATTTACCAGTTGTGTATGGTGAAGAAAAAATGTCAACTTAG